From a region of the Bacteroidota bacterium genome:
- the aroC gene encoding chorismate synthase — MIRYLTAGESHGEALIGIVEGMPAGVPLVAEDINTHLARRWLGFGRGGRAKFERDKVHFYSGVRFSKTMGGPIAMQLDNAAFKRDKSGWPEVMALDGDGAGIERVTLPRPGHADLVGTQKYAFDDIRPVIDRSSARETAMRVACCAIPRQFLKQFGIEIGSHVVRIGEVGYTDAEAWREKVESLIVGGAEQLNHVADESEVRMLDDDLSAACIEHIKAVKKQGDSLGGQYEVVVTGVPPGLGSYVQWDRKLDGLLAQAILSIQAQKAVEVGDGVRNAATVGSKVHDEIIRENGTYSRRTNHAGGIEGGMSNGMPIVVRGFMKPIPTLIKPLGTVDIESGDVQPTRYERSDVTSVPAASTVAEATVAFTIANAFLEKFGGDSFEEIKRRYAAEVAG, encoded by the coding sequence ATGATTCGTTATTTGACCGCAGGGGAATCGCACGGCGAAGCCCTGATTGGTATTGTAGAAGGTATGCCCGCCGGCGTACCGCTTGTCGCAGAGGATATCAACACGCATTTGGCCCGACGCTGGCTGGGCTTTGGCCGCGGAGGACGCGCAAAATTTGAGCGCGATAAAGTTCATTTCTATTCGGGTGTCCGCTTTTCCAAAACCATGGGCGGCCCGATCGCGATGCAACTCGATAACGCGGCTTTCAAACGCGACAAATCGGGCTGGCCTGAAGTGATGGCCCTCGATGGAGACGGCGCCGGCATTGAGCGCGTAACCCTTCCGCGTCCAGGTCATGCAGATCTTGTTGGTACGCAGAAATACGCGTTCGACGATATTCGTCCGGTGATCGACCGCTCCAGTGCACGCGAAACAGCAATGCGCGTGGCCTGCTGTGCTATACCGCGTCAATTCCTCAAACAATTTGGTATTGAAATTGGTAGTCACGTTGTGCGGATTGGCGAAGTAGGGTACACAGATGCTGAAGCGTGGCGAGAGAAAGTTGAGTCTCTGATTGTTGGAGGCGCAGAGCAACTCAACCATGTTGCAGATGAAAGCGAAGTGCGGATGCTCGACGATGACCTCTCTGCAGCATGCATTGAACACATCAAGGCTGTCAAAAAGCAGGGCGATTCATTGGGGGGGCAATACGAAGTTGTCGTAACCGGCGTACCCCCGGGACTGGGATCGTACGTGCAGTGGGATCGCAAGCTCGACGGGTTGCTTGCACAGGCAATCCTGTCAATTCAGGCACAGAAAGCCGTAGAAGTGGGTGATGGAGTGCGCAATGCCGCGACTGTGGGGTCGAAGGTACACGACGAAATCATTCGTGAAAATGGCACGTATAGCCGGCGCACCAACCACGCCGGTGGCATCGAAGGCGGTATGTCCAACGGCATGCCGATTGTGGTACGCGGATTTATGAAACCCATCCCAACCCTGATCAAACCGCTTGGTACCGTTGATATCGAATCAGGCGACGTCCAGCCTACCCGCTACGAACGCAGCGATGTAACCAGCGTGCCGGCAGCATCAACTGTAG
- a CDS encoding trypsin-like peptidase domain-containing protein: MPETSNTPQKPQRISLLTGIGLVLAGLLAGILIMLFVINGQMEDGSRRPIVERVELGNRSEAPHYRPADSLANEEDQLSGLTSLSESFQFVASNVTPAVVYIRVEMADSGSERGWLPRFGQPRQSVGSGVIISETGYIVTNNHVVEGADEVTVTLDDKRQYAATVVGTDPSTDLAVLKAKTNDTLPSAIFGNSDNVSVGEWVIAVGNPFRLTSTVTAGIVSALGRQVNIIEDAFGIEDFIQTDAAINPGNSGGALVNVYGELIGINTAIATESGSYEGYGFAVPVNLVERVVEDLIAYGEVQRGYLGVTISPIDAASARRFGLDRITGVQLSVVDPLSAAAKAGLEVDDVVLSIEGREVSEPNELQRVVAIHRPGDRLKVEVWRNNAMRVFHVELFGKEDASYRAWTAALDQQAEDRDRRRAVPEIEPESFGADTAFEIEEWGIGIKQLTDQVRTQYDVPHGVYIAFVRRGGEGAKARLPRDVVLLEVNGETVYSLESALTLFETVGEQGEPVLFRVKHKDGRIAFYEAEPLSLKEGTPE; the protein is encoded by the coding sequence ATGCCTGAAACATCAAACACACCACAAAAGCCGCAACGCATATCGTTGCTTACCGGCATTGGGTTGGTCCTCGCAGGATTGCTCGCGGGTATTCTTATCATGCTCTTTGTGATCAATGGGCAAATGGAAGACGGTTCACGCCGGCCCATTGTTGAACGCGTAGAATTGGGCAACAGATCGGAGGCGCCACACTATCGCCCTGCGGATTCTCTTGCCAATGAAGAAGATCAGCTTAGCGGCCTTACCTCACTCAGTGAGAGTTTTCAATTTGTTGCAAGCAACGTTACGCCGGCTGTGGTTTATATCCGCGTTGAAATGGCTGACAGCGGTTCTGAGCGCGGCTGGTTGCCCCGATTCGGACAACCACGTCAGAGCGTTGGTAGTGGGGTCATCATTAGCGAAACAGGGTATATCGTCACCAACAATCACGTGGTTGAAGGTGCTGATGAAGTTACCGTCACGCTGGATGACAAACGACAGTACGCAGCCACCGTTGTCGGTACAGATCCATCTACAGACCTTGCGGTATTAAAAGCAAAGACCAACGATACCCTGCCTTCTGCTATTTTTGGGAATTCGGATAACGTGTCGGTTGGCGAATGGGTCATTGCTGTTGGCAACCCTTTTCGGCTTACCTCTACGGTTACGGCCGGCATTGTAAGCGCGTTGGGCCGGCAGGTCAATATTATTGAAGACGCTTTTGGGATAGAAGATTTTATTCAGACTGATGCTGCGATTAACCCTGGTAACTCGGGCGGCGCACTCGTAAATGTTTATGGCGAATTGATTGGTATCAACACAGCCATTGCTACCGAGTCTGGATCTTATGAAGGCTATGGTTTTGCGGTGCCCGTGAATCTCGTGGAGCGGGTTGTGGAAGATTTAATTGCGTACGGTGAAGTACAGCGTGGTTACCTCGGCGTAACTATTTCTCCCATTGATGCAGCATCAGCGCGGAGATTTGGTCTGGATCGTATTACAGGTGTTCAATTGAGTGTAGTGGATCCGTTGAGCGCGGCAGCCAAAGCCGGCCTTGAAGTGGATGATGTTGTGTTGTCGATAGAAGGGCGAGAAGTGAGCGAGCCCAATGAGCTCCAGCGTGTAGTTGCCATTCACCGTCCGGGTGATCGACTCAAAGTTGAAGTGTGGCGAAATAATGCGATGCGTGTATTTCACGTTGAACTTTTTGGCAAAGAAGACGCCTCATACCGGGCCTGGACGGCCGCCCTTGATCAGCAGGCGGAAGACCGAGATCGCCGCCGCGCCGTCCCTGAAATCGAGCCTGAAAGCTTCGGTGCTGATACGGCTTTCGAGATAGAGGAGTGGGGCATAGGTATCAAACAACTCACAGACCAGGTGCGCACCCAGTATGACGTACCGCATGGTGTTTACATTGCATTTGTAAGGCGGGGAGGAGAAGGAGCGAAGGCGCGCTTGCCCAGGGATGTTGTGTTATTGGAAGTTAACGGAGAAACGGTATACTCTCTCGAAAGCGCGTTGACCCTGTTTGAAACAGTAGGTGAGCAGGGTGAACCGGTTCTCTTTCGTGTGAAGCATAAAGACGGTAGAATTGCTTTTTATGAAGCAGAGCCGCTGTCGTTAAAGGAAGGCACTCCAGAATGA